The following coding sequences are from one Methanococcoides orientis window:
- a CDS encoding ABC transporter ATP-binding protein: protein MSPELLKYKDISIRYGEKEVLSHFNLDIKKGDRILLKGRSGSGKSTLLKMPMGFAHPTSGSLYFNNRLLDSNTVWDARKRIAYVSQDLDIYEGSVNEFIEEVFSYSFNEGKLDRTKLRRLLVYLGFEKDVLEMDFEDLSGGEKQRIGIIMSVLIGKDVYLLDEITSSLDAALKEKVANYFLERKEWTLVVISHDDVWEKENVRIVPVGV, encoded by the coding sequence ATGAGTCCGGAACTTTTGAAGTATAAGGATATCTCTATCCGTTATGGTGAGAAGGAAGTATTATCTCACTTCAACCTTGATATTAAGAAAGGGGATCGTATTCTGCTGAAAGGCAGGTCCGGTTCAGGTAAGTCTACACTTTTAAAGATGCCAATGGGCTTTGCCCATCCTACAAGCGGAAGCCTCTATTTTAACAACCGGCTGCTTGATAGCAATACTGTATGGGATGCAAGGAAAAGGATCGCTTATGTTTCACAGGACCTTGATATCTACGAAGGTTCGGTGAACGAATTTATCGAGGAAGTGTTTTCCTACTCTTTTAATGAAGGAAAACTGGACAGGACCAAGCTCAGAAGGCTTCTTGTTTATCTGGGATTTGAGAAAGACGTTCTTGAAATGGATTTCGAGGATCTATCCGGGGGCGAGAAGCAGAGAATAGGCATAATCATGTCAGTGCTGATTGGAAAGGATGTCTACCTGCTCGATGAGATCACCTCTTCTCTTGATGCTGCACTGAAGGAAAAGGTCGCTAATTATTTCCTGGAACGCAAAGAATGGACACTTGTAGTGATTTCCCATGATGATGTCTGGGAAAAAGAAAATGTAAGAATAGTACCGG
- a CDS encoding right-handed parallel beta-helix repeat-containing protein: MQMKSCYIFYIAMAIGFLTMVTGGAAADTITVDDNGSANYTNIQAAIDAANNGDTILVYPGIYSEYVDVNKELTIVAKSGNLGDTIVQAIDSSDYVFHITADEVKISGFYVKDGVERYWEDSVPGIYLDGVHNCVINNNQFSNVFYGLVLEASSNNTLSNNIATYNIGGIHLIDSNYNILDNNAALNNSENGILLEHSTYNNLNKNNAFNSIHGIRLTNSENNFLSYNTVSNTTCGIYFEASDNNTLDNNIALNNFIGIRLIGSSYCTLKNNTASNNKDGIYLESYCNDNILINNNVSNNHAGISLRGYNKNNTLEYNKVNSNEKYGIVLFSSNNNKLRDNTASNNDIGIFLKFSHWNLLENNDGSNERYGIYHSASKYNTLSNNNIKGEVFLKALAFVFLLILIMLSTSYLLKDKIGKKKSIISVSMILLLPLLPALIGVIYELHLLETIISILLWNYLFIRFLEFGLPAAVIIFYGYTTEDKLFSTLSGVFLIPLFFIYADILLGMLDPQSIMNLGYWLQWNAIVDVSPFMVLYGLIGYFGARRTKLSLIISICIAIFILVIISGID; the protein is encoded by the coding sequence ATGCAAATGAAATCATGCTACATATTTTACATTGCGATGGCAATTGGTTTTTTAACTATGGTCACAGGTGGTGCTGCGGCAGATACAATTACTGTCGATGATAATGGGAGTGCAAACTATACTAACATACAGGCAGCAATTGACGCTGCAAACAATGGTGATACTATCCTTGTTTATCCTGGAATATATTCAGAATACGTTGATGTGAACAAGGAGTTAACGATAGTTGCAAAATCAGGAAATCTAGGAGACACCATTGTTCAAGCCATAGATTCAAGTGATTATGTATTTCATATAACTGCAGACGAAGTAAAGATCAGTGGATTTTATGTGAAGGACGGCGTTGAACGTTACTGGGAGGATTCCGTACCTGGAATCTATCTCGATGGAGTTCATAATTGTGTCATTAACAACAACCAATTCTCCAATGTTTTTTATGGACTCGTTCTTGAAGCATCCAGCAACAACACATTGAGTAACAATATTGCAACATACAACATTGGCGGCATCCATCTTATCGATTCAAACTACAACATACTAGACAACAACGCCGCGTTGAACAACTCTGAGAATGGGATCCTTCTGGAACATTCTACATACAATAATCTGAATAAGAATAATGCCTTTAACAGCATTCATGGAATCCGCCTTACCAATTCCGAGAACAACTTCCTGAGTTATAATACCGTATCAAACACTACTTGTGGAATCTATTTTGAGGCATCCGATAACAACACCTTAGACAATAATATCGCATTGAATAACTTTATTGGGATACGTCTTATTGGATCAAGCTACTGCACATTGAAAAATAACACTGCATCAAATAATAAAGATGGTATCTACTTGGAGAGTTACTGCAACGATAATATTCTCATCAATAACAATGTATCGAATAATCATGCTGGTATCTCTTTGAGAGGGTATAATAAAAATAACACTTTGGAATATAACAAGGTAAATTCAAATGAAAAATATGGAATAGTTCTCTTTTCTTCTAACAATAATAAGCTTAGAGATAACACTGCATCAAACAACGACATAGGCATCTTCCTTAAGTTTTCTCATTGGAATCTTCTGGAAAATAATGATGGCTCGAACGAGAGGTACGGTATATATCACAGTGCTTCCAAGTACAATACTTTGAGTAATAACAATATCAAAGGCGAAGTTTTTTTGAAGGCATTAGCGTTTGTGTTCTTGCTAATACTAATTATGCTTAGTACCTCATATTTGCTCAAAGATAAAATTGGCAAGAAGAAATCGATTATCTCTGTTTCAATGATTTTGTTACTTCCACTTCTACCTGCATTGATTGGAGTTATATATGAACTACATTTGCTGGAAACAATAATTTCTATTCTCCTGTGGAATTACTTGTTTATAAGATTCCTGGAATTCGGCCTGCCTGCAGCAGTCATAATTTTTTATGGATATACAACGGAAGATAAGCTTTTTTCAACGCTTTCAGGGGTATTTCTAATCCCTCTTTTCTTCATATATGCAGATATTCTTTTGGGAATGCTCGATCCCCAATCTATAATGAATCTTGGATATTGGTTGCAATGGAATGCAATTGTTGATGTATCTCCATTTATGGTACTTTATGGATTAATTGGTTATTTTGGAGCAAGAAGAACAAAACTATCCCTTATAATTTCAATTTGTATTGCTATATTCATTCTCGTTATAATCAGCGGAATCGATTGA
- a CDS encoding 4Fe-4S binding protein, which translates to MFNTKTYLDKIRPYLGSLVIIVSLGGLWYPILGYFMVVVMGTLFITSLFRGRWFCGNLCPRGSYFDYGIIKISKKRKIPKILSSMWLRIPVFTAMITLMMYRISVTFAAQNTFDLIGTIFVSVCLMTTIIGTILGGHFNTRSWCNFCPMGTMQRIIGGNKYQLKMDHDTCVDCKLCEKVCPMELKVRDIGNNPDCIKCGRCVDKCPKDSLSF; encoded by the coding sequence ATGTTTAACACAAAAACATATCTCGATAAGATCAGGCCTTATCTTGGTTCACTGGTCATCATTGTCTCCCTTGGAGGTCTCTGGTATCCGATCCTTGGTTACTTCATGGTCGTTGTCATGGGTACACTGTTCATCACCAGCCTCTTCAGAGGGCGTTGGTTCTGTGGTAATCTCTGTCCACGTGGAAGCTACTTCGATTATGGCATAATCAAGATATCGAAGAAAAGGAAGATCCCGAAGATCCTGTCAAGCATGTGGCTCAGAATCCCTGTATTCACAGCAATGATCACTTTGATGATGTACCGTATCTCGGTCACATTTGCTGCACAGAATACCTTTGATCTTATCGGTACCATCTTTGTCTCGGTATGTCTTATGACGACAATCATCGGCACAATCCTTGGTGGCCATTTCAACACAAGGTCCTGGTGTAACTTCTGTCCAATGGGAACAATGCAGAGGATCATCGGCGGCAACAAGTACCAGCTCAAGATGGATCACGATACATGTGTTGACTGCAAGCTCTGTGAGAAGGTCTGCCCGATGGAACTCAAGGTTCGTGATATCGGCAACAACCCGGATTGTATCAAATGCGGAAGATGTGTTGACAAATGTCCAAAGGATTCACTTTCATTCTAA
- a CDS encoding right-handed parallel beta-helix repeat-containing protein — protein MQMKSSNAIYIAITIVFLIITSSNVTADTIIVNDNGNADYTTIQAAVNASTNGDTILVHPGKYSENIDVDKELAIVSESGNPDDTAVQAADSNDSVFHVTANNVTISGFNITGANSTEKNSPAYGIYLDGVPVFVPVKDTEVQGCIITNNRLFNNSIGVFLEGSSNNVLSNNTASGNRIAIFLSSSNNSELSNNAVLNNEGGILMYGGSNNTFNNNNISNNGIAIVLHFYSNDNTFINNRVSDNEHGIYIREASNLTLINNTANFNKRDGIYLDSSHYNVLEGNTANSNGEHGIYLNDFSWGNYLGNNTASNNEHGILLYYYSDHNSLINNTANSNEQYGIYLNEISNNSIEGNTANSNKVHGIYLKSSTFNTIINNTANLNDYHGINLNQSNNKRVNTDIVTHDFKYCKFLEDSSNNNTVSGNHLFDNGKGLVANVSENNIGINYINDRGITEMPFIGSVLTLIMLGIAFMFMRRK, from the coding sequence ATGCAAATGAAATCAAGTAACGCAATCTATATTGCGATAACAATTGTCTTTTTGATAATAACATCGAGTAACGTGACAGCGGATACAATTATCGTCAACGATAATGGAAATGCAGATTATACTACCATTCAGGCAGCCGTCAACGCATCAACCAATGGTGATACAATCCTTGTTCATCCAGGGAAGTATTCAGAAAACATTGATGTGGACAAGGAGTTAGCGATAGTCTCTGAATCTGGAAATCCAGATGATACGGCTGTTCAAGCAGCAGACTCAAATGATTCTGTATTTCATGTGACTGCGAATAACGTAACAATCAGCGGATTTAACATAACAGGTGCCAATAGCACTGAAAAAAACAGTCCTGCCTATGGAATATATCTTGATGGAGTTCCTGTATTTGTTCCCGTAAAGGATACTGAGGTCCAAGGTTGTATTATTACTAACAATCGATTGTTCAACAATAGCATAGGTGTCTTTTTGGAGGGATCCAGCAATAATGTACTGAGTAATAATACTGCATCAGGCAACCGTATCGCCATCTTTTTGTCGAGTTCCAACAACAGCGAACTGAGTAATAATGCTGTACTGAACAATGAAGGAGGCATCCTTATGTATGGAGGCTCTAATAACACATTTAACAATAACAACATTTCGAACAACGGGATTGCTATTGTTTTGCACTTTTATAGCAACGACAATACGTTTATCAATAACAGAGTTTCGGACAACGAACATGGTATCTACATTAGAGAAGCCTCAAATCTCACACTTATAAATAACACTGCAAACTTCAACAAACGTGACGGTATCTACCTTGATTCTTCTCATTACAACGTGCTGGAAGGCAACACAGCAAATTCAAACGGTGAACATGGAATCTATCTTAATGATTTTTCCTGGGGCAATTATCTGGGAAACAACACTGCTTCGAATAATGAGCACGGAATCCTGTTGTATTATTACAGCGACCATAACTCATTGATCAACAATACTGCAAATTCGAACGAACAATATGGTATATATCTGAATGAAATCAGTAACAACAGTATCGAGGGAAACACTGCAAACTCGAACAAAGTACATGGGATATACCTTAAGTCTTCCACCTTCAACACGATTATTAACAATACTGCAAACTTGAACGACTATCACGGTATCAACCTCAATCAATCCAATAATAAAAGAGTGAATACCGATATCGTGACACATGATTTCAAATATTGCAAGTTCCTTGAAGATTCCAGCAATAACAACACCGTAAGTGGAAATCATCTATTCGACAATGGCAAAGGTCTCGTTGCAAATGTTTCTGAAAATAACATTGGTATCAACTACATCAACGATAGGGGAATTACCGAGATGCCTTTTATCGGTTCCGTGTTGACATTGATCATGTTGGGAATCGCATTTATGTTTATGCGAAGAAAATGA
- a CDS encoding C39 family peptidase encodes MGKPPEGAKPIYTKVGNRTMTRYEGATEMYATYVDLQDKEGIYNLHGEFYEDGHGGFVGTTIIDGRECQIGLRGDSISMYENVQPAVTTKSTSKFLTVPQRSQWEIYYNQNDLDAAGQACGETSAAMLDEYWTGIHPSIWSIWVFNGCDPMNANEAQDYLDYQGVYLTRGLKTGSFYDTIDEIESMIDDGRPFYLTEESRWGTCHAVVLRGYYDSTLNPYFKLNDPNTVNGENTMYWLNTDDTTFNYEENVYEYTGSTDTSSTGYSYLG; translated from the coding sequence ATGGGCAAGCCCCCAGAAGGAGCAAAACCCATTTACACCAAAGTCGGCAACAGGACAATGACCCGCTATGAAGGAGCAACAGAAATGTATGCAACATATGTTGATCTTCAAGATAAAGAAGGAATCTATAATCTGCATGGAGAATTCTATGAAGATGGTCATGGTGGATTTGTTGGGACTACCATAATCGATGGAAGAGAATGCCAGATTGGGCTTCGTGGCGACTCAATCAGTATGTATGAAAATGTACAGCCAGCTGTAACAACTAAAAGCACTAGTAAATTTTTGACTGTCCCTCAGAGGAGTCAATGGGAAATCTACTATAATCAGAATGATTTAGATGCTGCTGGCCAAGCATGTGGTGAAACATCTGCTGCAATGCTTGATGAGTACTGGACCGGCATCCATCCATCGATATGGAGTATCTGGGTTTTTAATGGTTGTGATCCAATGAATGCCAATGAAGCACAAGATTATTTGGATTACCAAGGAGTATATTTGACCAGAGGACTAAAAACAGGATCATTTTATGATACAATTGATGAAATAGAAAGCATGATTGATGATGGAAGACCTTTCTATCTTACAGAAGAAAGTAGATGGGGAACTTGTCATGCAGTAGTTCTTAGAGGATACTATGATTCAACCCTGAATCCATACTTCAAGTTAAATGATCCAAACACTGTAAATGGGGAAAATACAATGTATTGGCTCAATACAGATGATACTACCTTCAATTATGAAGAAAATGTCTATGAATACACAGGATCAACTGATACTTCATCAACTGGGTATTCATATTTGGGTTAA
- a CDS encoding FAD-binding and (Fe-S)-binding domain-containing protein — translation MAKNTANLTSSQEEELGGIFGDRVNFSKRERHFYCHDVGALPSMAKMMLGNTDPAAIVKLRTEEDIVKLMGFARKHSIPVVPRAGASSGYGGVIPTKGGIIADVNLLNEIISIDADNMTVTVGAGIVWERLEKKLNEKDLSVCAMPSSAPAATVGGWLAQNGIGYGSYEYGWSQDTMVSARAVLPNGEVRDFTGDEMDSLIGSMGTVGIITQITLKIRNLENTASISAEFADSESMQKALQAVAAEKVPLWSISFINPDWAGMKNEMPFSTHHGETVVEDRPELPKSYICNFIYPESRDVSALENIITSNGGKVLSEDISKHEAGEWFRSMKVKRLGPSFIPAEIIVPVDKVGKVFNEIKAKIDLPVLIEGMVEKNGNVILLCFIPHSERSFKFNLAFTLGISIIKIAEENGGRIYASGLYFAKEAEKVYGDRLKKMVALKQQVDPDDIMNPETISGKGILKAGISMSKAFEPIMRFVGNRSGVGEETFKKQKDIPADIVSHAYTCAQCGYCVEECDQYYGRGWESQSPRGKWFFIKEYLAGRDKMTQEQVDTFLACTTCELCDHRCQLDLPINDSWMTMRNELVVERGMMTIPPFEIMASSLLKERNIWGEYLKNREEWIPEDLKPKIKDKAEYAYFAGCTASFVEKDIAEASVRLLTDAGMEITYLGKEESCCGIPMLAAGKWDVFEKIMRMNIENMRKKGVKTVITSCPACWLVWDTFYRQWAEKLGIEYDFEAKHYSQVLQDKLDVLSEKFVTPLDKVVTVHDACHMGRAGGIYEPPRDLIKSVPGVELREMEHNRAEGHCCGSVLTLVADPAIANVVGNMRLKEAEDIGADIMVAACPCCQVQLRIAAEKSGSPVDVQDLSATVARSMGYDIPDTTNTALTAWVTFDQMIALLKPENMTDLMVELLPQMMAAMPAPLRGMMKMVKYVPGMDLMMKPMMPVMMPMLLPGIMPKVMPDMLKAVEKRVQMSDDMKEQMPDLMPQSMENLMPNMLPQIIPLLTPRMIKYIKEDM, via the coding sequence ATGGCAAAAAACACAGCAAACCTCACCTCCTCTCAGGAGGAAGAACTCGGTGGCATATTTGGCGACCGCGTGAATTTCAGCAAACGAGAAAGACACTTCTACTGTCATGATGTCGGTGCACTTCCGTCAATGGCAAAGATGATGTTAGGAAACACCGACCCTGCAGCGATAGTAAAACTTCGCACAGAGGAAGACATTGTCAAGCTAATGGGCTTTGCCCGTAAACATTCCATTCCTGTTGTTCCTCGCGCTGGAGCATCATCCGGTTACGGTGGTGTAATTCCTACAAAGGGCGGTATCATTGCAGATGTCAACCTGTTGAACGAGATAATCTCCATCGATGCAGATAACATGACCGTTACTGTCGGAGCAGGTATTGTATGGGAGCGCCTTGAGAAAAAGCTCAATGAAAAGGACCTTTCTGTTTGTGCCATGCCTTCAAGTGCCCCCGCAGCAACAGTAGGTGGCTGGCTTGCACAGAACGGTATTGGTTACGGCAGCTATGAATATGGCTGGTCCCAGGACACCATGGTCTCTGCAAGAGCAGTATTGCCAAACGGTGAGGTCAGGGATTTCACAGGCGATGAAATGGACAGCCTTATCGGAAGTATGGGTACTGTCGGTATCATTACACAGATCACCCTGAAGATCCGCAACCTGGAAAACACAGCATCCATTTCAGCAGAATTTGCTGATTCAGAATCCATGCAGAAGGCCCTTCAGGCAGTAGCTGCAGAAAAAGTGCCACTCTGGTCAATATCATTTATAAATCCCGATTGGGCAGGCATGAAGAATGAAATGCCATTTTCAACCCATCATGGCGAAACGGTTGTCGAGGACAGGCCGGAATTGCCGAAGTCATATATTTGTAACTTTATTTATCCTGAATCAAGGGATGTTAGTGCTCTTGAAAATATCATAACCAGCAATGGTGGCAAGGTTCTTTCTGAAGATATATCCAAACATGAAGCTGGTGAGTGGTTCCGCTCCATGAAGGTCAAGAGGCTTGGTCCTTCGTTCATCCCTGCGGAGATCATCGTCCCTGTGGACAAGGTTGGCAAGGTCTTCAATGAGATCAAAGCCAAGATCGATCTTCCTGTACTAATAGAAGGTATGGTGGAGAAGAATGGCAATGTGATACTTCTTTGTTTTATTCCTCACTCCGAGAGATCATTCAAGTTCAACCTTGCATTCACACTCGGTATCAGCATCATCAAGATCGCCGAGGAGAATGGCGGCAGGATCTATGCTTCAGGTCTCTACTTTGCCAAGGAGGCAGAGAAGGTCTATGGCGACCGACTGAAGAAGATGGTTGCACTGAAGCAACAGGTCGATCCGGATGACATCATGAACCCTGAGACCATCTCAGGTAAAGGTATCCTAAAAGCAGGTATCTCAATGTCCAAGGCATTTGAGCCGATCATGAGATTCGTCGGAAACAGAAGTGGTGTCGGTGAAGAGACCTTCAAAAAGCAGAAGGACATCCCGGCAGACATCGTATCCCATGCATACACCTGTGCACAGTGTGGTTACTGTGTGGAAGAGTGTGACCAGTACTACGGTCGTGGATGGGAATCCCAGTCCCCGAGAGGTAAGTGGTTCTTTATTAAGGAATACCTTGCCGGCAGGGACAAGATGACACAGGAGCAAGTGGATACTTTCCTTGCCTGTACGACCTGCGAGCTCTGTGACCACAGATGCCAGCTTGACCTTCCGATCAACGATTCCTGGATGACCATGAGGAATGAACTGGTGGTTGAGCGTGGTATGATGACAATCCCGCCGTTCGAGATCATGGCTTCCAGCCTGCTCAAGGAAAGGAACATCTGGGGAGAATACCTCAAGAACAGGGAAGAATGGATCCCTGAGGATCTCAAGCCCAAGATCAAGGACAAGGCTGAGTATGCTTACTTTGCAGGCTGTACTGCATCATTTGTCGAGAAGGACATCGCTGAAGCCTCGGTCCGTCTGCTGACAGATGCCGGAATGGAGATCACCTACCTTGGCAAGGAAGAATCCTGCTGTGGTATCCCGATGCTTGCTGCCGGTAAGTGGGATGTTTTCGAGAAGATCATGAGGATGAACATCGAGAACATGAGGAAGAAGGGTGTAAAGACCGTTATCACATCCTGTCCTGCATGCTGGTTGGTATGGGACACCTTCTATCGCCAGTGGGCGGAGAAACTCGGTATTGAATACGATTTCGAGGCAAAGCACTACTCACAGGTGCTTCAGGACAAGCTCGATGTACTTTCCGAGAAGTTCGTCACACCTCTTGACAAGGTTGTCACAGTACACGATGCATGTCACATGGGCCGTGCCGGTGGTATCTATGAGCCACCAAGGGACCTTATCAAGTCAGTTCCGGGCGTTGAGCTGCGTGAAATGGAGCACAACAGAGCAGAAGGTCACTGCTGTGGTTCAGTCCTTACACTGGTCGCTGACCCGGCTATCGCTAACGTCGTCGGTAACATGAGGTTGAAGGAAGCTGAGGATATCGGTGCTGACATAATGGTCGCTGCCTGTCCATGTTGTCAGGTACAGTTGAGGATCGCTGCAGAGAAGAGCGGCAGTCCGGTGGATGTACAGGACCTTTCAGCAACAGTTGCTCGCAGTATGGGATATGATATTCCTGATACAACGAACACTGCACTCACAGCATGGGTTACATTCGATCAGATGATCGCGCTCCTCAAACCTGAGAACATGACCGACCTGATGGTGGAACTCCTCCCACAGATGATGGCTGCAATGCCTGCTCCACTGCGTGGTATGATGAAGATGGTCAAGTACGTACCTGGTATGGACCTCATGATGAAGCCAATGATGCCGGTCATGATGCCAATGCTCCTGCCAGGCATAATGCCAAAGGTCATGCCTGACATGCTCAAGGCTGTGGAGAAACGTGTGCAGATGTCCGATGACATGAAGGAACAGATGCCTGATCTCATGCCACAGTCAATGGAGAACCTGATGCCTAACATGCTTCCGCAGATCATTCCACTGCTGACGCCGAGGATGATCAAGTACATCAAGGAAGATATGTGA
- a CDS encoding TrmB family transcriptional regulator has protein sequence MIDFACKEFKIKDVIKCALNLTRADMKVLEYFFEEPDIWSKTEQIATLTELDLSTVQRSVKKLHEKGILTKSQNNLDGGGYSFIYRINNKAEIKELIMGIVSKWVAKVEQELEDW, from the coding sequence ATGATCGATTTCGCATGTAAAGAATTCAAAATTAAAGATGTGATAAAATGTGCTCTGAACCTGACACGGGCTGACATGAAAGTGCTGGAGTACTTCTTTGAAGAGCCTGATATTTGGAGCAAAACGGAACAGATTGCAACCCTGACAGAACTCGACCTTTCAACCGTCCAGAGGTCTGTCAAGAAGCTGCATGAAAAAGGCATACTCACAAAATCACAAAACAACCTTGATGGAGGCGGATATTCATTCATTTACAGGATAAACAACAAAGCAGAGATAAAAGAGCTGATCATGGGCATTGTCAGCAAATGGGTAGCGAAGGTCGAACAGGAACTGGAGGACTGGTAA
- a CDS encoding TfoX/Sxy family protein, translating to MTAWKKASEELGELMGEAVSEYDVEFRKMFGSPVYFVNGNMFIGVHGDGIMLRLQEEDQQKLYEEYDEAAPFTPNGRRMREYALIPPAVYDDEIEFRKWLDISYSYVSSLPKKEKKEKKKKTAAGKAKKSEK from the coding sequence ATGACAGCGTGGAAGAAAGCTTCAGAGGAACTTGGGGAATTGATGGGAGAAGCCGTTTCTGAATATGATGTTGAATTCCGGAAGATGTTCGGCAGCCCTGTCTACTTCGTGAACGGAAACATGTTCATCGGAGTTCATGGTGACGGGATCATGCTGCGCCTGCAGGAGGAAGACCAGCAGAAGCTCTACGAAGAATACGACGAAGCAGCACCTTTTACACCAAACGGCAGGCGCATGAGAGAATATGCCCTTATCCCACCGGCAGTATACGATGATGAGATTGAGTTCCGGAAATGGCTGGACATATCATATAGCTATGTAAGCTCCCTTCCGAAGAAAGAGAAAAAGGAAAAGAAGAAAAAAACAGCTGCCGGGAAAGCAAAAAAGAGTGAGAAATGA